DNA sequence from the Mercenaria mercenaria strain notata unplaced genomic scaffold, MADL_Memer_1 contig_3247, whole genome shotgun sequence genome:
CACATTCCTTTAATGCTTCATGACTATAGGTTAGGTATGTATGCAACACAATCTTTAAGACTCTTTATGTACAATGTATTAGTCAAGGGGCATAACACTGGTTTGGCTGAGCGAAACCCTCGCGCATCACTGCttatgctatataacaatccttaaatatttgatgaatctaggtcaaatacgaTTGGACATACTTACTACAAAACCGTACTTAccgtttatgcatattttgaccaACGAGGGCCGGTACTCTGAGTAAAACACAGGGTGCATAATTTTAGATACTGAAAAATACTTCTGTTAGATTTCATGATTCAGTGTCGAAtagttttaagatatatgcaacaaaaatgtatatttttgacaaagtgcCATAACTTTTGTCTTCCTGAGTAAAACCTCAGATCAAAGCTCAGCCGATGAAAACAAATCCTGTAATGTAAACTTTTAAACGCTTCATATAAATTATTGATTTCAACGGTCATATCTCTGCTTttactgagtgaaatctcaaacaaactCTACAAGCACAACTTTATATGCTGAATACCATTTCTATGATGTCTGATAGCTCCATGTCAAATACCGtttgagatatgcatgatacaaaaTTGGGCGAACAGATATAGACGTACACACAACAGTACCACCCGTCAAAAATATCTGTAAGTACTTAAAGCTCCCGCAAAAGATAAAGAATTTgctctttaaacggatattctgGTTGAAATCAGcgtgaaatatcaaaattgagtatacctgaaaatatatttatcaatttataaaataaaattaaaaaatttctaaaacaatactcacaaaattgtaaaatttcaCTATAAAAATTTCAATCAAACAGTTTGACCACCTTTAGTGAAACGACTACTGCACTTGTAGTGACATATACATGCATTCACAAATAATTGTACACTTGATTTGAACAACAGTTTACACAGATGAATATTTTTCCATTTCCAgttgtaaataatataaaaaatataaacaagagggccaaaatggccctaggtcgaTCACCTCagaaatacaccataacagtgtaaacatgtttgacctactgatttcatggaaataaatattctggctaattttcattaagacagaaacaaaaatgttatctcttgagtttaaacaagtattttcttagatatgacctagtgacctagatggcccatattcaatcttgacctagatattatcaaggcaatcattctgttctgaccaaatttcatgagaaTGAGAATATAAGAAATGAGAAAATGATACCACAAATTCAAAGACTAATTGTTATCACCTAGTTTCTTGTCTAAATATGCAGACAACTGCGTGAATAAAGTGGTTTTAAAATTGTCCAGATTCCTTTGAATATTAACGTGAACATCTTTTAGTCTGTTGTCTATGTTATCGAGCTTTTGCTCGATTTTCTCCTTTTCGAAGCTTTTTAAACTATGCACCCCAATCTTCTGTAGGATAGGTTTTATTGGTGTTACTACTGTTGCGTCATACGATGTTCCACCTTCCACTATTCCTACGCTCACAAACTCACCACGTGAGTCTTTAATAAATACAAGAGAGCCTGAATCCCCTTCAGCAGCAAAAGACTTGGGCTGTCCATTTGAGTCAGCTGATTTGACACATAACTGATTGTTTAGTGTTATTCTAAAATTGCCATGATCCCAATGTTCACTAATAGTTTTGACACAAGTTGTATTTGTTTGTAGTTCAAACTTGCCAGTGGTTTTATCAGTCACTGGACCGAATTTAATTGCTTCATTATCTCCTATGTGAGAGAAGCCACATGATTTTCCCGAGTCAAAAACTATCTCTTCACCTCCTGGAAAGAAACACAATGCGCATGCAAGTTAAATGTTACgctataaaatcaaatatatacccTTACAGCACagaaaaatgaaatggaaaatgaTAGAACAAGTCCCTTTCCTCCTTTCTTACGACTTATTCCAGTTGATAAGCATAATGCTACCTATTATTATACTAAATCAAGTTGCTACAACTAACATAGTTGGCAAACTGACATAAGTATATCACATGACCAAAATTCAAACtttgcctaaagatcatcaagataaacattctgaccaagttacatgaagataaggtcataaatgtggtttctggaatgtaaacaaacatttcctttgatttgatcaggtgacttGATATCTGACCCCAAATAACTCAGATTTAACTTTGAACTAGATGCCATCAATACataaattctgacaaattttcatgagtttcaaacttaaactctAATGTGAtatcaagattttcctttgacctagcctactgaccttgtttgtgaccccacatgactcagtttcaaacctgacctagaaataaTCAAGGCAAATATCCTGACAAAGTTTCTTAAAGAAcaggtcacaactgtggtctctaaaGTATTAACAATGTAGGAATAGGCCCCTCGGACAAAACTTATCTATCAAAATAGAACAGTTTTGAAATGGCAGAAATTCGTTGCAAGTTATGGTATCTCTTGTCGATTTACAGTTGCAAAGCTTACAAAGCTTTGCATTAAATGTACCAGACTCAGACTCCGTGGGCCTATAATAGAAGAACTAAACTACTTTAGAATTTTGAGAAATTAAACGAATATGGGAAGAAGTCTCTGTTAGTCAATAAGAATGACATCTATGATTTTGCATGTTCTTTAAACAAGTATTTCGACCTACCTGCAAGTCTCATTGTTGGAAAGCGGCCTGAAATTGGGTGCCGTTGATCTATTTGAAATAGAGCAACTTCCATACCGCAAGTTGTGTTTCCACCTTCCTGGTAAATTACCTGTACAATTTGTCCGATAGCTTCATTTGATTCCGCCGGCTGATAAACTTTATCATGGGGCCTGAAAGACGGCCATCGCAATGTTCCATTATCGTCTCTTTTAACTTCTTCCAGTGCCCATGGAAACAGCAGGACATGCGCGCATGTAAGTCCGCACAAATTGTATTCGGGGTGATCTATAAAACACCCTAGACTTCCGAAAAGTCTATTGCGCTCATTTGGAGAACGATCTGGTGAACTTCCGATCTGACAGCTATATTTTAGTGTGTCATGGCGGTCTGTAGCAAACACGTACGGAAAAAACTCACCCTCTCTAACATCAACTGGAACACCatcataaaattccttgaaaggTTCTTCGTCAATTGGAATAAAGTGTTTTGTATgaacatacaatacaatacaaggTTGTGCAACTAAATCGACAGCCTTGGCTCGATCATTTCCATAGTTTCGTGACCTAACAGAACTCCCAGAAATAATCGACAGGTACTTGTGTCTTCTCATTAGTTCGGTTGCATGATTGTTTATGCTTATTTCCAGTCTTTGCAAATCCTGTTGATCTATGGATACCTTTTCTTTGCTGCACATTACCTGATCTGCCTCTAAGCTGTATTCATTTACCACACGTTTTAAGAAAGAatacgttatttttttttcaagtcggACGTTTTCTTTGACAACTACCACAAACGTAATTTTATTCCTGTCTTTCATTGTGTATGCAGCCCAAACATGCAATATGTTTTCATCCAGTGCCTTGATATGTTCACTTATGTTGTGACATAAGTGTACTAGGAATTTCGATTTTCTGCCGAATTCTAAGCATTCTcactaaaaataaacaatgacattATTGTCTATCTTTACTAACACTTCAATATGAGCATTACAGTACAGTACAAGTCAGTATCAGTAAGTCTTATGGTACTCTGTCAAAGTATATATTTGCACCGTTGAATATTATATAGTAAAGTCTTGGAATCTTTGTTCTTGCTTTAGACTTGTTCTGTCTCGTACTTTCGTACATTTCGTGTTTAGTAGTCTTAATATAAGATATACAACGGCTGTAAATTATACCAATTTAAAAACTGAGTCAGTCATGTAATTGTCGGCGTTACTTGTGTTTTCCTTAGTAACAATTTGTTAATCTAAAACTGTCCGCTAAGAtgttcatttatattttacagtaactgttgtataTTAAGTATGATAAATATGAGTTTTGTATATGTTGTCTAAATGCCTCCAGAATATTTTCTAACGATTATGTTATGAATATCGTTTAATATCTAATATCATTATATCCTTCAAAAGTCGTTTTCATATATCTTATAGTTGATCAATTTAGTATTACGTGGAATAATTATGCAAAACATATGGATTTAGAATCTTatattctttcactggttgtaggtgcagatgggaatatccggctcgagggtatCTGtatccgagagccggatatttctgTCTGCACCTACAGCCAATGCTATATTCACGAAAcattagtaaaaataaaatcatacgGATGACATTctttaaagcatttatttttcGTAGAGTAGCGTATTtcaacaaagcgcgggaaatcaacgtccctCAACTGAAAGACGTAATGTCGTTTAAAAAAACAAGTAACGATGTTTACGTCCGGTTTTGCTTGAACGTTTGCGGCGAAACGTTATGTATctatttttttatacaataacgggattttaatcgagaaatatactttaAGGAAAAAAGAAacactatcaaggtatttgatttttatctcgttttatgtaaaaatataaattactgcatAAATTGTTTACATAGATGTAGTACTTTATACTTCATTTAAATCACGAGAGTCATCtaacaccccggggtgtaagatggaattTTCAGCACTGGAGAAATCACCGGAAATCCCACTCTGGTATGCAAGAAGTTCAGTTCTATACCCCGGAGAATATCGTAGAGTAAAAGGTTCTTGCTATAGACCATTTCGCTCTCTTTATTCTCTGACTTTAAAAATGACCATATTAATGTTGAGTAGTAAAATGTTTGTTACAATCGATATACTAATCTTTTTCAGGTAAGACAATAATCATACCATATTCTGTCCGACCTTCAGTCTGGTCGACATAACTTTTTTCATCAGAAGGCGTGTCCTGCGAATTCTGTTCATCTACTACATCTGAAATGACCCAAATAATCTTTCATAATTGATAGAATTAAACAAATCTGATATATTTCCCTGCGATTACAAGATGCTTaagctttaaaacaatataaagacAAAGGAAATAAGAAAGAGAGACTTTACAGTAATAAAACTAAGATAGATCGAGTCCATAAAACACTGGTGTCCCCACTTACTTTCACTATACCGTATATTGTCATATCACAATACAAATCTAAGTTATTATCATATTACCTTTGGGAGGGGACGGTTGCATAGGGATTCCGGAACACAACTCCACATGTTTAACATCATTTCTATAAAGTTTGATGTCTCTATGTGAAATACTTCATACACCTTTATTTTACATATGATTTGTGAAATTGTagatgtttgtatacatgtatactattgTTGTTGTTAGCTGAAGGCCATGTacgttttgtttttatgttttgtacACTTTGCATGCTATCTATATTAAATAACGATGAAAGTTGAAAGTTACTGTGTAACAGTTCCTTTAAGTCGTTGCCAGGGTAAGGGGATGGGAAGGGGTGTTACACATTCCATTAACTTTCATGAACGGACTCAGTCAACCGGGTATAAGTTTGTAATGTTTGCTGCGTGGGGTTGGAGTTGAGTAATAAACAATACTCAGAAACATAAAGAGTGGAAAATATgctaaattataaaaataaaagctgGAAGATGGATGCATGTTTACTATATCAAAAAACTTAAGTAAcagaaacttaaaaataaaaatatatataaaaaaaaacagaaagtgtAACGTGTATGTACGTATGGGTGTGTATAGAGGTTGTAATAtgaaacacaaaactatatcaggaaaataaatcggattGGGGAGGGTGGAGGCGGGGTAATGTGTGAGTGTGAGAGGGGAATTAGGGAGGGACTGAATTGAAACAACGAGTAATATTTACAGTATAAAGATGTTACCAAGCAAAATTCGTAGTAAGAATAAATGTAAACAAGTTTAGAATATAGGTAGAAAGGAACcaaagtaataaaatgataaatagtcCAGCATTCAATTTAAGGGAGTAataaatataagatataaatCAAAGATCGACTATAATGAAAACATGGtccgttcattatttcataaTGGATTTCTAAGTAATACAGCAGAGGTTTACATGTAGAAATCTATTTGCACTGTACCTAAAATTCCTCAAACATGATCATTCAACTAAAAGTTGGAAAAGTTGGTCACAAGTAATagttaaaaatattgtaaataaatattttgtattgctGAGCATttgaaaattcaaacattttaaagagATTTTATCAAAGAAATTTGGACTTTTAGATGAGTACTTCAGgtaatattttttctataaattatttgcgACAAACTGAAGATTGAATTCTggaagaaaatgaaattcagtctaatatgaaaatattactgtatatttaagaaattgtaAGAATAAAATTGGAAAAGAAACTTTCAATTTATTTGAACAATGTATTGCAACATTTTGACGCAGTACGCCTGACGCTAGACGCCATACCATCCacttatactaatagctcaccataGCTCACCATGAACAAAGCTCATGTCAGTTAAAAAGAGACATAAACTTCCCTTACAAGTTTTAGTTTTCACACGAGACCATATTAATTAGAAATATTAATTGAACACGCTTCATTTTTGTCGCTCTCACTTACAAatcttaaaataactttttttctataaatgtatGCAACTCAATCATTTCTGGCTAAAGaaaactatttaagaaaacattctgacaattaaaTTGCGATTCGTCAGAGATGTCCGTCAATAGGCACGTTTGagggtttgcagagaaaaaaaggATCCAGAAATAtcaaacatatcaaatatatattgaagcGGACATATGCTAAATTTGATATTTGGATAAATTTTATagcttcaaattaggcgcatccCCAGCTTaatccaatattaattaaaaatacaGGTCTACATACTGTATACTTTTAGGTGGAAAAGATcttgacacaatgtctttatcaaatcgtGACATGAAAGTATTTTCGTTTGCTTTTGTGCAATAAACGAAGTTTTACCCTTaggttttaatgttatttatgtctAACTATTACAGTATAGTATTAGTACAAATAAATcttgaccgcctcggtagcctagtggtagagcgcctgcttcgagtgcgggaggtcgtgagttcgatcccaggccgcgtcataccaaagacgtaaaactggtactagtagcttcctcgcttggcgctcagcattaagaggatagtgctaggactggtcagcccggtgtcagtataatgtgactgggtgggat
Encoded proteins:
- the LOC128552872 gene encoding uncharacterized protein LOC128552872, encoding MKDRNKITFVVVVKENVRLEKKITYSFLKRVVNEYSLEADQVMCSKEKVSIDQQDLQRLEISINNHATELMRRHKYLSIISGSSVRSRNYGNDRAKAVDLVAQPCIVLYVHTKHFIPIDEEPFKEFYDGVPVDVREGEFFPYVFATDRHDTLKYSCQIGSSPDRSPNERNRLFGSLGCFIDHPEYNLCGLTCAHVLLFPWALEEVKRDDNGTLRWPSFRPHDKVYQPAESNEAIGQIVQVIYQEGGNTTCGMEVALFQIDQRHPISGRFPTMRLAGGEEIVFDSGKSCGFSHIGDNEAIKFGPVTDKTTGKFELQTNTTCVKTISEHWDHGNFRITLNNQLCVKSADSNGQPKSFAAEGDSGSLVFIKDSRGEFVSVGIVEGGTSYDATVVTPIKPILQKIGVHSLKSFEKEKIEQKLDNIDNRLKDVHVNIQRNLDNFKTTLFTQLSAYLDKKLGDNN